One Mycolicibacterium sp. TUM20985 genomic window, TCGAAGTGCATCGGGTCGCGCGGATCGACGCGCAGCTCGAATACTGCGCCCGGCACGGGGATCTCGCCGAGCATGAAGGTGCCAGAGTAGTCCGCCTCGTAGGGCGGGGCGCCGTCGGAGCGCTCGATGTGCAGCGTCATCGTCCGACGGATGTAGACGTCGTTGATGACGGTGTTCATCAGGGGTGTCTTGACCTCGAGCACGGTTCCAGCCGCTGGAATTCCATTGTGCAGCAGCGCCTCACTGCGTTCGATTCGCGAGTAGAACCACATGGCATAGGCGCCGACGACGATCAGGACCGCCGCGGGTGACCACGGCGCGACGGGGACGCTCCAGTCCGCGACGAAGGGCATCGTCGAGGCGAGGAACCAGCCGCCGATCCCGTTGCGCGAGGCCTTGCGGGTGGCCACGATGAACACGCCCAGCTGGAGCACGTAGCCGACGATCCAGATGGCGATGGCGGGCCCGATGATCGAGGTGTCCGGGTCCGCGTCGCGGAACGCGAAGTAGACGACCCACGCCGGCGCGACGAGCAAGACGCACCATGCCGTCAACAACCCGGCGATCAACGGCTTGTTCACAGCGGCGGCTATGAGACCTTCTTCTTCAGGATCAGCATCGGCAACAACAGCGTCGCGATCGCGGTGACCAGCCAGACGACCACCGTCGCGGCCACCCACGAGCCGATGCCGCGGATGGTCAGGCCATCGGTGAGCACGGACGCCAGGATCAGCGCCGCCAGGGTGGAGACCAGGCCGATGCCGCCGAGGAACGCCGACGCGTAGCGGCTGGCCATCTTCAGGAAGAAGGGGGCCAGGATCGCCTGCGCCACCGTGAAGATGACGACCGCGATGATGAAGCCGAGCGGGCGGATGGACACGCCGGGCACCAGCCACGACGCCACCAGCAGGCCGATCGCCGACGAGCCGAGGAAGACCACCATGCGCAGCAGGAAGCGGATCACGGTCGGAGCCTAGTGCGCCAAGATCGATCGTGATCGGCGTTCGGATATCGCCGGTGAGCGGTCCTGAGGGCCTGTGCGACCATGGTGTCCGCGCACGCGCGCCAGGGGGCGGTAGCTCAGTTGGTTAGAGCCGCGGACTCATAATCCGTTGGTCCTGGGTTCAAGTCCCAGTCGCCCTACGTCAGAGGTGTACTGGTGTGGGTGATGCTTTGTCGCCGACGCCTGAGAGATAACCCCGTGTCGACCGAATATCGACCCCCTGCGACTGATCCTCGGCTAACGAGCCTCGCGAAGACGTCCCCGATCAGCGGCCGTGATTGCCGAACCTCGTTACAATCGACCGCTGGTCATGGGGAAGTGTGGGGAGGACTCCGGACGATGTCCGAGGTGGGGACGACCGCCGAGCACGGCGAACTGGAACGTCTCATGGCGCTAGCTTCCTTCGCAATCCTCGATACCCCACCCGAGGCATCTTTCGACGATTTGACGTCACTGGCCGCGGACGTGTGCGGGACACAGTTCGCCTTGGTGAGCCTGGTTGACGCCGAACGGCAGTGGTTCAAGTCGCGCTACGGTCTGACGCTGACGGAGACGCCGCGGGAGCATTCATTTTGCGCGCATGCCCTCGGCGGCACGGACATCTTGGTAGTTGCCGACACCCACCGTGATCAGCGATTCGCCACCAATCCGCTGGTGACTGGCGAACCACACCTGCGCTTCTACGCGGGAGCACCCCTATCCACGGCGGACGGCCACGTCCTGGGGACATTGTGCGTGCTCGACACCGAACCCAGGGCGCTGTCGGACCTTCAGCTCACGCACCTGCGCATCCTGTCTGCCCAGGTCGTCAGTCAATTGGAGATTCGCAGGCAGTCCCGACAGCTGGCCCAGGAAGTGACGGCGCGGCTCGCCGCGCACGCCGCGCTACGTGAGCAGGAACGGATGCTCGACGGCGTCCTGCAACACGCCGACGTGCTCATCTTCGCCAAGGACCTCGACGGACGGTTCGTCATGACCAACCCCGCCTTCGACCGCGCCATTCAGGTCGCGGGCGGGCCCATCGGACGCACCGATCACGATCTCTTCGGTACCGAGCTCGCCGAGGTGTACCGCAGCAACGACAAGCTGATGCTCGCCAGTGGCGAAAGGCAGGTGTTCAGCGAGGACATCGACCACCCCGACGGAACCAGCCACACGTACAGGTGCACCCGGTTCCCGCTCGTCGACGACGACGGCACCGTCATGGGAATCGGTGG contains:
- a CDS encoding GGDEF domain-containing protein, which translates into the protein MSEVGTTAEHGELERLMALASFAILDTPPEASFDDLTSLAADVCGTQFALVSLVDAERQWFKSRYGLTLTETPREHSFCAHALGGTDILVVADTHRDQRFATNPLVTGEPHLRFYAGAPLSTADGHVLGTLCVLDTEPRALSDLQLTHLRILSAQVVSQLEIRRQSRQLAQEVTARLAAHAALREQERMLDGVLQHADVLIFAKDLDGRFVMTNPAFDRAIQVAGGPIGRTDHDLFGTELAEVYRSNDKLMLASGERQVFSEDIDHPDGTSHTYRCTRFPLVDDDGTVMGIGGVSTDITELAAARAALERSASTDPLTGLLNRRAWDVRLGELVDDARRTGAPLVIAVIDLDNFKAYNDARGHNVGDALLERFATTALSIVRSNDVFARWGGEDFILALPNTTSKSAEAILQRVMCSLPDLQTCSIGYATWDGAASLKDTITRADAALYQAKGLGRNQIVRA
- a CDS encoding phage holin family protein, with the protein product MIRFLLRMVVFLGSSAIGLLVASWLVPGVSIRPLGFIIAVVIFTVAQAILAPFFLKMASRYASAFLGGIGLVSTLAALILASVLTDGLTIRGIGSWVAATVVVWLVTAIATLLLPMLILKKKVS
- a CDS encoding SHOCT domain-containing protein — translated: MNKPLIAGLLTAWCVLLVAPAWVVYFAFRDADPDTSIIGPAIAIWIVGYVLQLGVFIVATRKASRNGIGGWFLASTMPFVADWSVPVAPWSPAAVLIVVGAYAMWFYSRIERSEALLHNGIPAAGTVLEVKTPLMNTVINDVYIRRTMTLHIERSDGAPPYEADYSGTFMLGEIPVPGAVFELRVDPRDPMHFETVDAPAAPEPTRPDPTIAEQLRQLDDMHQRGALTDGEFAAAKQRVLRN